A region of Oncorhynchus kisutch isolate 150728-3 linkage group LG29, Okis_V2, whole genome shotgun sequence DNA encodes the following proteins:
- the LOC109873951 gene encoding erythrocyte band 7 integral membrane protein — translation MEEYGKETQSRESKRRERQAALESSDTDNGLCGWIIVGLSILLMLATLPLSIWMCIKIVKEYERAIIFRLGRIVRGGAKGPGLFFILPCTDSFINVDMRTITFDIPPQEVLTKDSVTVSVDGVVYYRVQNATLAVANITNADAATRLLAQTTLRNVLGTKNLAEILSDRNEIAHSMQSTLDDATDDWGIKVERVEIKDVKLPQQLQRAMAAEAEASREARAKVIAAEGEVNASRALKEASLVIAESPSGLQLRYLQTLNTIAAEKNSTIIFPLPMDMMQAFMKRD, via the exons ATGGAAGAATACGGCAAAGAAACCCAGTCGAGAGAGAGTAAAAGACGGGAACGACAAGCAG CCTTGGAGAGCTCAGATACTGACAATGGCCTATGTGGTTGGATCATAGTTGGCTTATCCATCCTTCTGATGCTTGCAACTCTGCCTCTCTCCATATGGATGTGTATTAAG ATTGTGAAGGAGTATGAGAGGGCCATCATCTTTCGCCTGGGGCGGATCGTACGAGGAGGAGCCAAAGGGCCAG GCCTGTTCTTCATCCTGCCCTGCACAGATAGCTTCATCAATGTGGACATGCGCACCATCACCTTCGACATCCCCCCACAAGag GTTCTGACTAAGGACTCAGTGACGGTCAGTGTCGATGGTGTGGTATACTACCGTGTTCAGAATGCCACCCTGGCTGTGGCCAACATCACCAACGCTGACGCTGCCACCCGCCTCCTGGCACAAACCACCCTGAGAAACGTCCTGGGAACCAAGAACCTGGCTGAGATCCTATCTGACCGTAATGAGATCGCCCACAGCATGCAG TCCACCCTGGATGATGCTACAGATGACTGGGGTATCAAGGTGGAGCGGGTGGAGATAAAGGACGTCAAACTGCCTCAGCAGCTCCAGAGGGCCATGGCAGCAGAGGCCGAGGCTAGCCGCGAGGCCAGGGCTAAG gtgatCGCAGCGGAGGGGGAGGTGAACGCATCACGGGCTCTGAAGGAGGCCTCCCTGGTAATCGCAGAGTCTCCGTCTGGCCTACAGCTGCGCTACCTGCAGACGCTCAACACCATTGCTGCCGAGAAGAACTCCACCATCATCTTCCCCCTGCCAATGGACATGATGCAGGCCTTCatgaagagagactga
- the LOC109873950 gene encoding gelsolin isoform X1, with product MVYHPEFEKAGQQAGLQVWRIEKFDLVAVPENLYGSFYTGDAYLVLNTIKQRSGNLQYDLHFWLGDFCTQDESGAAAIFTVQMDDYLGGKPIQYREVQGHESKVFLGYFKAGLKYLKGGVASGFKHVVTNEVVMQRVLQVKGRRVVRATEVPVSWDSFNQGDCFILDLGSEIYQWCGSQSNRFEKLKATQVAKGIRDNERSGRARVYVCDEGAERDKMIEVLGDKSDLPEGSSDDIKADASNRKMAKLYKVSNGSGDMAMSMVAAENPFSQSALESSDCFILDHGSDGKIFVWKGKEANLEERKAAMKAADEFIKKMGYPKHTQVQILPEMGETPLFKQFFKNWRDKDQTEGLGVAYVSNSIAKIAKVSFDAATLHDSPAMAAQHGMVDGGNGEKQIWRIEGSDKVEVDPSTHGQFYGGDSYIILYNYHHGGRQGHIIYMWQGSDSSQDEIGASAILGAQLDDELGGGPVQVAGAPITTQVRVVQGKEPAHLMSLFRGQPMVVYKGGTSRDGGQSAPAETRLFQVRSNSAGCTRAVEVDAVSSNLNSNDTFLLVTPAASFMWVGQGASDTEKNGTKQLCDILGVSSSELSEGGETDDYWEALGGKAAYRTSSRLRSKDKMDAHPPRLFACSNKTGNFIIEEVPGEMTQEDLATDDVMIMDTWDQVFVWIGNEAHEEEKTEAMASAVRYIESDPANRDRRTPIVKIKQGFEPPTFTGWFLGWDHEYWTSDPLERAMAELEL from the exons ATGGTGTACCATCCTGAGTTTGAGAAGGCTGGCCAACAGGCGGGCCTGCAGGTGTGGAGGATTGAGAAGTTTGACCTGGTGGCCGTGCCAGAGAACCTGTATGGAAGCTTCTACACGGGAGACGCCTACCTGGTCCTGAACACCATCAAGCAGCGCTCCGGGAACCTGCAGTATGACCTGCACTTCTGGCTGG GCGATTTCTGCACCCAGGATGAGAGTGGAGCAGCAGCCATCTTCACAGTCCAGATGGATGACTATCTGGGGGGTAAACCCATCCAGTACCGCGAGGTCCAGGGACATGAGTCCAAAGTATTCCTGGGTTACTTCAAGGCTGGACTGAAGTACTTG AAAGGAGGTGTGGCATCTGGGTTCAAACATGTGGTCACCAACGAGGTGGTTATGCAGCGGGTACTGCAGGTCAAAGGTCGCCGTGTTGTCAGGGCAACGGAGGTGCCTGTCAGCTGGGACAGCTTCAACCAGGGAGACTGCTTCATCCTGGACCTGGGCAGC GAGATCTACCAGTGGTGTGGCTCCCAGAGCAACCGCTTTGAGAAGCTGAAGGCCACCCAGGTTGCCAAGGGTATCCGTGACAACGAGCGCAGTGGGCGAGCCCGCGTGTACGTGTGTGACGAGGGTGCGGAGAGAGATAAGATGATAGAG GTTCTGGGAGATAAATCAGACCTGCCTGAAGGATCCTCTGATGACATCAAAGCAGATGCCTCAAACAGGAAAATGGCCAAACTGTACAAG gtGTCCAATGGCAGTGGAGACATGGCCATGTCCATGGTGGCAGCAGAGAACCCATTCTCCCAGAGTGCACTGGAGTCCAGCGACTGCTTCATCCTGGATCATGGCTCTGATGGCAAGATCTTCGTCTGGAAAG GCAAAGAAGCCAACCTGGAGGAGCGTAAGGCAGCCATGAAAGCAGCAGATGAGTTCATCAAGAAGATGGGCTACCCCAAACACACCCAGGTGCAGATCCTGCCGGAGATGGGAGAGACGCCGCTCTTCAAGCAGTTCTTCAAGAACTGGCGTGACAAGGACCAGACAGAGGGCCTGGGCGTGGCCTATGTCTCCAACAGCATCGCCAAGATAGCGAAGGTGTCCTTCGATGCCGCCACGCTCCACGACTCCCCTGCCATGGCTGCCCAGCACGGCATGGTGGACGGGGGCAacggagagaagcag ATCTGGCGTATTGAGGGATCAGACAAGGTGGAAGTGGACCCCTCCACACATGGACAATTCTATGGGGGAGACAGTTACATCATCCTCTACAACTATCACCATGGAGGACGCCAAGGGCACATTATCTACATGTG GCAGGGAAGTGATTCTTCCCAGGACGAAATTGGTGCTTCAGCCATCTTGGGTGCCCAGTTGGACGATGAGCTTGGTGGTGGGCCTGTGCAG GTTGCTGGGGCTCCTATTACCACCCAG GTGAGAGTAGTCCAGGGCAAGGAGCCAGCTCACCTCATGAGCCTGTTCAGGGGGCAGCCCATGGTGGTGTACAAGGGAGGTACGTCCAGAGACGGGGGTCAGTCCGCTCCTGCAGAAACACGACTCTTCCAGGTGCGCTCCAACTCTGCAGGGTGCACAAGAGCTGTGGAG GTTGATGCTGTGTCCTCCAACCTGAACTCCAACGACACCTTCCTCCTGGTGACCCCAGCAGCCTCGTTCATGTGGGTGGGCCAGGGGGCCAGTGACACTGAGAAAAATGGCACCAAGCAGCTCTGTGACATTCTGGGGGTGTCCTCCTCAGAACTGTCTGAGGGTGGAGAGACtg ATGACTACTGGGAGGCTCTGGGAGGGAAGGCAGCATACCGCACCTCCTCCAGACTGAGAAGCAAGGACAAGATGGACGCCCATCCACCCAGGCTCTTTGCCTGCTCCAACAAGACCGGAAACTTCATT ATTGAGGAGGTACCTGGGGAGATGACCCAAGAGGATCTGGCTACCGATGATGTCATGATCATGGACACATGGGATCAG GTGTTTGTCTGGATCGGGAATGAAGCCCATgaagaggagaagactgaggcTATGGCCTCCG CTGTGCGTTACATTGAGTCAGACCCTGCCAACCGTGACCGCAGGACGCCCATCGTGAAGATCAAGCAAGGGTTCGAGCCGCCCACGTTCACCGGCTGGTTCCTGGGCTGGGACCATGAGTACTGGACCAGCGACCCCCTGGAGCGTGCCATGGCTGAGCTGGAGCTCTGA
- the LOC109873950 gene encoding gelsolin isoform X2 produces MVYHPEFEKAGQQAGLQVWRIEKFDLVAVPENLYGSFYTGDAYLVLNTIKQRSGNLQYDLHFWLGDFCTQDESGAAAIFTVQMDDYLGGKPIQYREVQGHESKVFLGYFKAGLKYLKGGVASGFKHVVTNEVVMQRVLQVKGRRVVRATEVPVSWDSFNQGDCFILDLGSEIYQWCGSQSNRFEKLKATQVAKGIRDNERSGRARVYVCDEGAERDKMIEVLGDKSDLPEGSSDDIKADASNRKMAKLYKVSNGSGDMAMSMVAAENPFSQSALESSDCFILDHGSDGKIFVWKGKEANLEERKAAMKAADEFIKKMGYPKHTQVQILPEMGETPLFKQFFKNWRDKDQTEGLGVAYVSNSIAKIAKVSFDAATLHDSPAMAAQHGMVDGGNGEKQIWRIEGSDKVEVDPSTHGQFYGGDSYIILYNYHHGGRQGHIIYMWQGSDSSQDEIGASAILGAQLDDELGGGPVQVRVVQGKEPAHLMSLFRGQPMVVYKGGTSRDGGQSAPAETRLFQVRSNSAGCTRAVEVDAVSSNLNSNDTFLLVTPAASFMWVGQGASDTEKNGTKQLCDILGVSSSELSEGGETDDYWEALGGKAAYRTSSRLRSKDKMDAHPPRLFACSNKTGNFIIEEVPGEMTQEDLATDDVMIMDTWDQVFVWIGNEAHEEEKTEAMASAVRYIESDPANRDRRTPIVKIKQGFEPPTFTGWFLGWDHEYWTSDPLERAMAELEL; encoded by the exons ATGGTGTACCATCCTGAGTTTGAGAAGGCTGGCCAACAGGCGGGCCTGCAGGTGTGGAGGATTGAGAAGTTTGACCTGGTGGCCGTGCCAGAGAACCTGTATGGAAGCTTCTACACGGGAGACGCCTACCTGGTCCTGAACACCATCAAGCAGCGCTCCGGGAACCTGCAGTATGACCTGCACTTCTGGCTGG GCGATTTCTGCACCCAGGATGAGAGTGGAGCAGCAGCCATCTTCACAGTCCAGATGGATGACTATCTGGGGGGTAAACCCATCCAGTACCGCGAGGTCCAGGGACATGAGTCCAAAGTATTCCTGGGTTACTTCAAGGCTGGACTGAAGTACTTG AAAGGAGGTGTGGCATCTGGGTTCAAACATGTGGTCACCAACGAGGTGGTTATGCAGCGGGTACTGCAGGTCAAAGGTCGCCGTGTTGTCAGGGCAACGGAGGTGCCTGTCAGCTGGGACAGCTTCAACCAGGGAGACTGCTTCATCCTGGACCTGGGCAGC GAGATCTACCAGTGGTGTGGCTCCCAGAGCAACCGCTTTGAGAAGCTGAAGGCCACCCAGGTTGCCAAGGGTATCCGTGACAACGAGCGCAGTGGGCGAGCCCGCGTGTACGTGTGTGACGAGGGTGCGGAGAGAGATAAGATGATAGAG GTTCTGGGAGATAAATCAGACCTGCCTGAAGGATCCTCTGATGACATCAAAGCAGATGCCTCAAACAGGAAAATGGCCAAACTGTACAAG gtGTCCAATGGCAGTGGAGACATGGCCATGTCCATGGTGGCAGCAGAGAACCCATTCTCCCAGAGTGCACTGGAGTCCAGCGACTGCTTCATCCTGGATCATGGCTCTGATGGCAAGATCTTCGTCTGGAAAG GCAAAGAAGCCAACCTGGAGGAGCGTAAGGCAGCCATGAAAGCAGCAGATGAGTTCATCAAGAAGATGGGCTACCCCAAACACACCCAGGTGCAGATCCTGCCGGAGATGGGAGAGACGCCGCTCTTCAAGCAGTTCTTCAAGAACTGGCGTGACAAGGACCAGACAGAGGGCCTGGGCGTGGCCTATGTCTCCAACAGCATCGCCAAGATAGCGAAGGTGTCCTTCGATGCCGCCACGCTCCACGACTCCCCTGCCATGGCTGCCCAGCACGGCATGGTGGACGGGGGCAacggagagaagcag ATCTGGCGTATTGAGGGATCAGACAAGGTGGAAGTGGACCCCTCCACACATGGACAATTCTATGGGGGAGACAGTTACATCATCCTCTACAACTATCACCATGGAGGACGCCAAGGGCACATTATCTACATGTG GCAGGGAAGTGATTCTTCCCAGGACGAAATTGGTGCTTCAGCCATCTTGGGTGCCCAGTTGGACGATGAGCTTGGTGGTGGGCCTGTGCAG GTGAGAGTAGTCCAGGGCAAGGAGCCAGCTCACCTCATGAGCCTGTTCAGGGGGCAGCCCATGGTGGTGTACAAGGGAGGTACGTCCAGAGACGGGGGTCAGTCCGCTCCTGCAGAAACACGACTCTTCCAGGTGCGCTCCAACTCTGCAGGGTGCACAAGAGCTGTGGAG GTTGATGCTGTGTCCTCCAACCTGAACTCCAACGACACCTTCCTCCTGGTGACCCCAGCAGCCTCGTTCATGTGGGTGGGCCAGGGGGCCAGTGACACTGAGAAAAATGGCACCAAGCAGCTCTGTGACATTCTGGGGGTGTCCTCCTCAGAACTGTCTGAGGGTGGAGAGACtg ATGACTACTGGGAGGCTCTGGGAGGGAAGGCAGCATACCGCACCTCCTCCAGACTGAGAAGCAAGGACAAGATGGACGCCCATCCACCCAGGCTCTTTGCCTGCTCCAACAAGACCGGAAACTTCATT ATTGAGGAGGTACCTGGGGAGATGACCCAAGAGGATCTGGCTACCGATGATGTCATGATCATGGACACATGGGATCAG GTGTTTGTCTGGATCGGGAATGAAGCCCATgaagaggagaagactgaggcTATGGCCTCCG CTGTGCGTTACATTGAGTCAGACCCTGCCAACCGTGACCGCAGGACGCCCATCGTGAAGATCAAGCAAGGGTTCGAGCCGCCCACGTTCACCGGCTGGTTCCTGGGCTGGGACCATGAGTACTGGACCAGCGACCCCCTGGAGCGTGCCATGGCTGAGCTGGAGCTCTGA